The genomic DNA TGATTATCCCATCTATAATAATTCTTTTGGATGTAGCAATTGTTAGATCCTTCCTTGTGAAGAATCTTTGTCAACTATAAAGCTACCCTATCTATTTTCTTTCACCAGATGATTATCTTATTGCTTGTAGTTTTTTAGCTATTATATATTTGGGTATATAGCTAACAGGGGAATTCTCTTCCATCAGATGATCATGTGTATTTATAATGTTATTAGCTTGTATTAATAGTAATTTTATATGTGAAGAATCACCATTAACTACAAACTAAGGATCAATTTTCATATTTAAAATGGAAACATATATGATGTTGCTTAAAAAAATTAGTTTGACATTTTTTGAGTCTATGATAGGCATGTGTAAATTgtgaactagataattgttgatCTAATTCTGTGGAGAACTAAACACATTTCATTATAGTGTATACTGCTTGTTTGTAGTTGAATTTAAAATCCTTGCCTAATCCAAAAATCACAATAATGCAATGGTCTTCAAATAAATCTTACCATTGCCTTATGAGAGCAAACCACCGAACTTTCTATTGCTAGTATTATTTAAAATTCATAATATCTCAAAGTACGGTTTGAAATCTCGAGTGGAGCTAGGGTTTGGTTTAGCCGGCTAGAGAGGGCTGCTTGTGTTGAGTACCGGTGCCAGAGGGTGTGCTGAACACTACAAGTGGaggagaaaagggaaggagaggaTGAAGAAAAATTAGGCTTCTGTGAATCATGAAAGCATGTGAAAGAGCAGAGTTGCCTTTTAAAGTAAGAGGTAGGAAGTTGCTCGACTTTAAGAAGCTTCAATAACCCCCACCTTGGTGAAAGGCTTTTTTGACATCCATTGCAAGTCTTCCATGACTTCAAGCCTTCTGTGACCTTTGGCATGTCGCTGAATAATGAAAGACTTACACTCAAGCCTAGGAAGAATGGATCAAGCTCGTGAAAGATTTACAGTGCATTACAAAAAATAACTAGAGAATCACAGAATGATGGAAACTCCCTTACTATATTGTGGAACAAATGTGAAATGGTGAAAGACACTTGGTGGAAGACACACTTTGGTGACTCACATGCCTTAGGTATCACTCCTCACGCTTGTGAACTCACACTAGTTCACCAAGGTGTTTCGTCGATCTCGCTCAaagattatatttaatttttctttattttggtgaaatcaatctttaatttttttaattatataagtGATTTTctcatattaaaattttcaaatatcttaTATAAGGCATTCTAGTCAATTCAACTAATTCCAGCATACTTTTTCTTTGTAAGACTTGTGCATTTTTTGTCTAATGTTCAAGGTAAATTGTCAACATTGAAATCATCTTTGTCTAAATACAGTTGTCAAACATCATTGCTGCAAAATACATCATTTATGCAGTGATAGACCTTATTGCATCCAAATATGGTACATACACTAGTATATAGACAGCAAAACATATCCATCCATAATTTACATGATAAAGCTAAATAAAAACCAAATTATTGAAACATATAACCTGAATAAAAAAAACGTCTTTCATTTCCTAATAGTTTGAGGGGCTCTTAGTGTATATTGAACAACCATAGAGTCTTGGCTAGCTGATTATTTTCATATTGGATAAAGTTCAGCTGTCACATAAAGTGTTGTTTTTCCTCCAAAGACTTCAGTAGATTTAGTTTCATCTTCCATGTCCTAACTTCCCCATGTATGCATGATTGCTTTAAATTTTTCCTTGGAGAATGACCCATGAGAATTCAATcatcataattctttttagaagcTGAAACCGAATTTAAGATTCATGGATAAGGTTAAATTTCTTTTATATCTATTTCTTAATATGAATTAGTCGGGTACAAAATTTTCTTCTTGGAACCTGTGTTCCTTAAATAAAACCCCCATAGTTGTACTTGAAATCAAATATTGAAGATTTTTAAACTTCATGTTATTGATATTTAGCCTGTTTGCAGGTCGACTGGTTGAATAAATTCATACTCGACATGTGGCCTTGCTTGGATAAGGTTCTATTTCTGTATGTTGGATATGATAGTATAAACAAAATAACAACTTTGAAATTGCAGTATGTTACTATGAATTTGTTATGTACTTATTATTCATTTTCCTATTGATGCAGGCAATATGCAATACAATTCAGAGTACAGTGAAGCCGATATTTGATCAGTACATTGGAAAGTACTGGATCGAGTCAATTGAATTTGATCATCTAACTCTTGGTTCATTTCCACCTACAATTCATGGTTTGTATCTCAAGTTCTCCACATAGAGATAACTGCTAATTATAAGCTTTGAACATGTAGGTAAAAGGCCAATGAAGAGTTTATTGGAACTCTTGTTTAGGTACTGATAGTTTACGCATAAATGATGCATGCCAGACTAGTCAAATGGATTTTAGCTTTTCCTAGTTCTGACTGACTAGTATTCAGATCTAAATTCATCAAGCATTTGGTTGTCTTACTGACCATAAACTATCATGTACTTACTAAATATTTTGTCAAGAATGTTTTACAATCTTTGTTCACTTTATGTGAACACAAGAGAATAAGGCCATAAGGAAGCATCTGCAAAAACATACAGTTGGGACATTGAGTTTAGTTATAGCCTGTGACAACTTTTTCAACTGGTtgtgaaagggaaaaaaaaaatggcCTTACACCCAGAAACACATCCTTGTTTTACCTCGCCAAGCTAGTACCCTATATTCTTTAAATTTTAGGATTTACCATAGAGATGTTTTTTAGGAttctttgttgagttttaataagCTAGATTTAGATTAAAAGTTTATTATGTGCTTGCCCACTTGTTTAGTTGGATTGTGGATTCCACAAGGGAGAAAGATGTATCATTTTGCAAATTTGCTATGTCCATACTTTCTATCATCCTATTTAGAAAAAGAAACTATTAAAACATTACAACTTTATATATTCATTTTACAAGGATAGAACTAAAGCtaaattgtattttattttcctctATATAGGTGTAAAAGTTTATGAATCACAAGAGAAAGAATTAGTTGTTGAACCAGCAATGAGATGGGCTGGTAATACAAATGTGGTTTTAGTGCTTAAACTGTCCATCTTCAAAGTAACAATACAGGTCAGAAGTTTTTGACAAATACTATGTAAAAGTAGCCTCCATTTAATGATACCAATAtgacaatttttttattttagctGTTGGATTTACAAATATCTTTGGTGCCACGGGTTACTTTGAAACCACTAGTTCCAAGTTTTCCATGCTTTGCCAACTTGTCTGTATCTTTGATGGAAAAGGTAACAATATTCTTCACTTTGGACTGATTAAGTGTTTTCAGGAAACGTTTACTTCTGATATTTATTTGTTTCTTATACAAAACTGCAGCCAAACGTTGACTTTGGACTCAAAATTTTTGGTGGAGATATAATGGCAATACCTGGCTTGTATAGGTTTATTCAGGTTGTAAATTTGTTTCTGGATAGCTAAGTGAACTTGTTATTTACAGACAGCTACTAGATTATCTGCCTTAATGTCATTTGGCAAATGAAATCATATTGATTTGACTGTTAGAAATTTACAATTAGTTTTATTTCCCGCTGACTATTTATTGTAACTCTTTTTGGCCACAGGATACAATTGCAACACAAGTCTCAAATATTTATCATTGGCCAAATCTTTTAGAGATACCTATTCTAGAGGGTTCAAGGTAACTTCTTGTTGGAGCTGCTCATATGGGTGATAATACTTCCATTATATAATTGTCTCCCAGTTTTCCTACTTCACCAACTACTGTTATCAAGTTATTTTCATTCTGCATGTGTGATTGTTtgtctattctttttcttttgatgttattcatgTTATTCCTAGAATGTTGTATGCCTATACACTATCCAACAACAGGAAACAAAGATAAATGTGTGCTAGATTTCCTAATTCCACAATGGAAATGGGTTTATTGTTCATTTAGCATTCCCAAAAGTAGAGCTTCATGACAAGATAGTGCATTAATAAACTGAGTCTTgattttcttgacaaataatgtTGAAAGTTCTTTTAATCAACCTAGCCTATTGTAGATTACCTAATCTGTGAATCATTTCTGCTATCAAGGTACTGTTGCTAAGATTTAGTTGGAAGGATTGGCTAAGTACATTTTATCTTGTCCTTGCAGTGCTGCAGTAAAGAAGCCTGTGGGAATATTGAATGTAAATGTTGTTCGTGCATATAATCTTCGCAAGATGGATATTCTTGGTAAATCAGATCCCTATGTTAAACTCAGTTTGAGTGGAGAGGGGCTGCCATCAAAGAAGACCTCAATCAAGATGCGTAACCTAAATCCTGAATGGAATGAGCAATTCAAACTTATAGTAAAAGATCCAGAGACTCAAGTTCTTCAGCTTCATGTTTATGACTGGGAAAAGGTTAAAGTCCAGTATGCTTTGTCTTCTTTGGTCTTTGTCCTAAACTGGttcattaattcatcatttagAGTTCTCTCGAGTCAATGAAGAATATGaataacaaaatttatttaatctctaactttcataattcttGCATAACATCTTATTATCCCTTTTATTCAATGCGATGATAAACTcttttaatattgtttttctgttATTATGCAGGTGAAAATGCATGATAAGTTGGGCATGCAAGTCATTCCACTGAATGTGCTTATTCCTCATGAAACAAAAGAGTTCACTCTTGATCTTCAAAAGAACATGAACCCTAATGACCTACAAAATCAGCGAAACAGAGGGAAAATTGTAGTACAATTGACATTTGATCCTTTCAAAGAAGACACTGGTAGtttcagtaaggttttagatgaGAAGCTTAGTGGCATTGACAGAGGGATTCAGGATGTATCTGATAATGGTGGGCTGTTGTTGGTCACTATTGAAGCTGCAGAAGATATTGAAGGAAAGCATCATACTAATGCTTATGCAGTGGTTCTTTTCAGAGGAGAAAAGAAGAAAACTAAAGTAAGTCCAAGTTACTATATGATGATATCTATTTTCATGTCTATGGCTCGTGTCATCTTTTCCCTAGCATATTCAGTGTCTATGTGGACTGATTCAATCATCACTATTTAATATCCATGACCTACCATTCTTTTTACTTATCTCTTTAGCCCATGTTACAGTATCTTTTCTCCTACAAGTAAACTTCAATTCGTTCCTAATTCTTGCACAGTTCATTAGAAAGTGACCATCATTTCCCTTTCATTTTCAAATATCCAAAATTACGACAAGTTGAGCTGACTATGTTGTGTTTATTTTGGTGAAGGAAGGATGGAAAAGAAATACAATAATTAAATTCTTTCATTTACTTGGAAGTATAAAGGTGAAAAACACATGATTAACCCCATTGCACTCTATTTATTGCCGGCCAAATCAGTGTTTATCTTTTTTCTTTCAGTTCCATCCTAATTAAATAAGATTAGTGGAATAGAATTGACGTAAGAATATATTTGTTCATTTTCTTTGCCCTTCACTTAATCATTTATTCCCTTTCTATTTCTTTACTTCCAAGTTAAAGTAGCCCTGAGTTCAAAGGTGTAACTAGTAGAGGGAGaccaaaagaaaactaaaattaACATAGTTAACTTTGAGTTAGGAGATATAAATATTGCTAGTGATATAGGCTTCCATTTAGTTAAGCGAAAGAATAAAAAGTAGCTAACCTCAAATAGTAGTGACTAACATGGTCAAATGATGATGACAAGAATTTAAGACATGCCTGTCTTAGATATTCAAAATGAATACTTAGACTTCTAAGATTCTGTTTCCTTGCATAAcatataaatcatatttttcaatTCAACTGTCACTCTGATCTGAATTCACTTCTTGATGTGAATTCTGTTAGCATAAAATTCCTTGTTTGTTTCCTCTTAGAAGTGACAAACATGATAACACGTATGCTTTTCTCTTTTAATCACATTGGCCAAGCTAAGTTTCATTTTTCTGTATTAAACTTCCATTTCATTTCACACCCCCAACATTGTCTATGCAACACCTTTCATCTTTAGTCTAGGCATGCCCCTTTAAGGGATTTTTTCCTTAATAGAAATGAGAAGTTGAGAACAGGTGACCATCCATATTCACTTCATAGAGAAATTGAAACAATATGAAAAAAGTAAGAGACATACTATTGCATGATATACTATCCAAATAAATAttcaagcta from Zingiber officinale cultivar Zhangliang chromosome 4A, Zo_v1.1, whole genome shotgun sequence includes the following:
- the LOC121971943 gene encoding synaptotagmin-3-like, with protein sequence MGLVSTLLGVLGFGIGTSVGLLVGYFFYIYFQPSDVKDPIVRPLHELDSKTLQSLIPEIPYWMKNPDYERVDWLNKFILDMWPCLDKAICNTIQSTVKPIFDQYIGKYWIESIEFDHLTLGSFPPTIHGVKVYESQEKELVVEPAMRWAGNTNVVLVLKLSIFKVTIQLLDLQISLVPRVTLKPLVPSFPCFANLSVSLMEKPNVDFGLKIFGGDIMAIPGLYRFIQDTIATQVSNIYHWPNLLEIPILEGSSAAVKKPVGILNVNVVRAYNLRKMDILGKSDPYVKLSLSGEGLPSKKTSIKMRNLNPEWNEQFKLIVKDPETQVLQLHVYDWEKVKMHDKLGMQVIPLNVLIPHETKEFTLDLQKNMNPNDLQNQRNRGKIVVQLTFDPFKEDTGSFSKVLDEKLSGIDRGIQDVSDNGGLLLVTIEAAEDIEGKHHTNAYAVVLFRGEKKKTKVIRRSRDPRWNEDFQFMLEEAPKDEKLHIEVLSKGRFFSFHSKESLGYVDINISDVVNNGRINQRYHLINSRSGVIHIEMEWNTT